Proteins encoded within one genomic window of Rhododendron vialii isolate Sample 1 chromosome 1a, ASM3025357v1:
- the LOC131317333 gene encoding F-box protein At5g07610-like has product MIGSATSKRTKRTKPITGAPSSEISPAAEIIANNVDLLTEILLRLRAKSLILFKSVSKHWFSLISNSQFSITLSRRNPNPSISSWFFSSMPPEHSTRPTITHSCNGLLLIRYPPTMHFLVFNPTIQKYRLIIPYPSIYSSGSNLVRLHAYLDFDPSKSPHYKVVLLIIYGCPTSFNVGIDIYSSGSMSWKQIHAHGNELIHAAFSGGVFYWFGDENMLVGFDVDSAKMIEMPNAPKIQRADRISIQYFGGCGGRLILILDPMVIKILEMDKNDGSWKIDCEVDLHLMSALLHQPKPYWNYDSSVLSVVKKEEGKGYELIVAFPREVFCGNVITYNLSYIMEFKVWTVVCEVVPGESICDTPPNTIVHPYIESLSPV; this is encoded by the coding sequence ATGATCGGGAGCGCAACCAGTAAAAGAACAAAGAGAACAAAGCCGATTACCGGCGCACCTTCGTCGGAAATCTCACCGGCAGCGGAAATAATTGCCAACAACGTCGATCTCCTCACAGAAATCCTTCTACGTTTGCGTGCGAAATCCCTAATCCTGTTCAAGTCCGTTTCCAAGCATTGGTTCTCTCTCATATCCAATTCCCAATTCTCAATCACCCTCTCCCGCCGAAACCCTAATCCCTCGATCTCAAGTTGGTTCTTTTCCTCCATGCCTCCTGAGCACTCAACTCGACCAACAATCACTCACTCTTGCAACGGCTTACTGTTAATTAGATATCCTCCAACTATGCATTTCTTGGTTTTTAATCCGACTATACAGAAATATAGATTAATTATCCCTTATCCTTCTATATATTCATCTGGGTCTAATCTTGTGAGGTTACATgcttatttggattttgatccTTCGAAATCGCCTCACTACAAAGTTGTATTGCTGATTATTTACGGTTGTCCCACCAGTTTTAATGTTGGGATTGATATATATAGTTCGGGGAGTATGTCTTGGAAACAGATTCATGCACACGGAAACGAGCTTATACATGCGGCGTTTTCTGGCGGCGTTTTCTATTGGTTCGGTGATGAGAATATGTTGGTGGGATTTGATGTTGATTCAGCAAAGATGATAGAAATGCCAAACGCACCCAAGATTCAACGGGCAGACAGGATATCGATTCAGTATTTCGGAGGATGTGGTGGCCGTTTGATTCTTATTCTAGATCCTATGGTCATCAAAATCCTAGAGATGGACAAGAATGATGGCAGTTGGAAGATAGATTGTGAGGTCGATTTGCATCTAATGTCTGCATTACTTCATCAACCCAAACCCTATTGGAATTATGATTCTTCTGTTCTGTCTGTTGTcaagaaagaggaaggaaaaggTTATGAACTCATAGTAGCTTTTCCGCGCGAAGTTTTTTGTGGAAACGTTATTACGTATAATCTGTCGTATATTATGGAGTTTAAGGTATGGACTGTCGTTTGTGAGGTGGTGCCGGGTGAATCGATTTGTGATACACCTCCTAATACAATTGTTCATCCGTATATCGAAAGCCTATCCCCTGTTTGA